The DNA sequence acatggaagcgtgtgtcagaaaagcagatgactatctttgtgtccgaattagaaactatcattacttccgtggtgatgatattatttatgttcaatttaatgagctacaccaactatgccacatggacgctcaTGACAAGtctctaatgagttgcttctgtctATAAGTGATTATTTCTTTCAATAATGTCactgtaacttatcatgtatatatatatataactaattacagaaacccgctatacattggcagaaacatgatgagggaccttagagttagaaatgacaaggagattggatttgtggatccaaataTTGTGACCAGAAAACCCCGTATGTCTTATAgagaactcaaacggagagaaatctacggaggatcttgatcaaccaaaaagataaaagatatatactctttccctacaactttaagtaagtgtcgttatcgtgtgtaccttctatttaactaattaatcagataagtatgaagatatatactaattttgcctacatgcacacaaatgcagctttcattggatactaattgtcattgatctctggcaatgtcaattggtaatctatgactcgttgagaaaaccacaggacgattaccaaaaaatgatagatattatccaagggtaactccgatctctatatattaaattctactgttttaacttggtaatagataattaataatgatcgttttattgctagggtttgggctgggttcgtgcagaaataccgtccagagttgaatgcagcactttcaaagcccatcttacttcagtgggttctacggtagacaccgggcaacaatttgtgtggctactatgtgtgcgagtttatgacggtctatgccaaaagaactaatcttgagcacttaaaagtatgtaacatgtatatataataaatttatttcatttatttgttgctatttaataaatcctattcatacctctaacttttttctttaatgcctattaaaggagatgtggctgaaggagcaggtgttggatgcggtgcgcctaCAAGGAATTCTggagacaatcgcaggatttcttaacgACTAAGTCCTGAATcccggcggcgagtgctacttcaaccctccggagccaatgaaaccaaatcacgatgatcatttgtatgatgcttgagtggcggagataaattgtgttgtaaatactttgtccgtgaagcatatgtgtaaatattatattatggacctatagatacatattatatatatatatagtgttttatagtatatttatatgtaatgctttaaattatataaattataggtccgcgttccataaactaccagcaaacaatacgcattcgaaaataacaataacataattgtaaaccctaaatggaaaaccaaatgaaaagaaaaagaaaaaagaaaaaagtgtttagtcccggttggtaacatctgagactaaaagtggaggccaggtggcacaccctggcgcaccttttagtcccgattgttgttaccaaccgggactaaaggtaggCCTTTAGTCCTGGTCcgcggaaccgggactaaaggtgggacatttagtcccaaAACCGtagccccggttccgtagcCGCGACTAAAGGCCCTtacggcccggggctaaagcccttccctGTACTAGTGTATTTATCCTTGTCTGGTAGCTCTGCAGAAATGACTTTGTCATAAGCATCTGGGGTTGTTAAGTTCCTGCCTTTCTTCATTATTAGTAGGATGTGTTCATGTGGAAGCCCCCTCTTTTGGAATTCAGTGACATGGACATATGCTGCCACCTCTCTAAAATACCTTTTCTTGATCAATAAATCCATCAAGGACCGCAGCTTGGCCCTATATACTCTTGAAACGAGCTCTGGCCTATCTTGTGGTTGTTGGCCAGGCTCAAGATTCCGAGTAATCTCGTCCCAGTATGGATTGCAAGTCATGGTGATGAAATAATCTGGTTTTCCAAAACGTTGCACTATAGCCAttgcattaagaaatctttgcaTCATGTCACAGTCACCACCTGGGAAACTACGGGGTAGCACTACTCTCTTCCCAACCTCTGAAGCCCTTGTCTCTCCAGCAGAAATTACATCAACCAAACACTACgtaaaatataaattatagaGCATGTAATATTTATTTAGTTTTGAATTGTAAAATATTGCATAACTCACCTGATATAGTTATGCTCGTATGAGTTTTTGGTTATCAGGGTTAGAATACCAATCTAGCCCCATAGACTCAATCTTTACGTACATGTCAACTACCCATTGTTGGAAAAGTCATCCTCTAAATAGCAATATGTTAAAAATCCCCTCTCTAACTTGCATCAAATATCAATAGTACTCTCTTGCTGTCACAAATCTTTCAGATTGTCGTTCCTCCACCATGGTACTCATGTTTTCACCTTGTTGTATGTCCGCATCATCCTCACCTTGCTCTATGTCACaccaaaaattatatatatatatattaaatgtacccATGTGTGTTGCTTATGCATTGGAAATCAAATCATGTTCGGTACCTGTTGGATGTAATGCTTCtcttggatcaaccaaggtgtgtTCTTCTCTATCAGTCACTGTGTCATTGTACGGCATAAATTTATTCCAGCCAGTTTCCCCCTTAGGGTTTAATAATGGGTATGCCAACATCATAGCatccatgatatgctttgatatACCGCGGGCGATCACCTCTAGCATAGACAAGCACACTCCTATCAAAACATCTTTGGGGATCATTGCCATCTGACCAGATAGCTGCGACCTGTGACGCCGTGGGTGCATTGTACCTTATTTTCAGcaaagtaatatatatatatatataacaaataAATCAAATATTTGTGTAGAATATAAATATTTAGAAATACACGCACAATTCTTAAACATGCGTACCTTCGCTGGTCTGGTGTGACATTAGTATTGAGTTCAATTACATAGTCATTAAGATTCGGAATAGCTCCGATTCTGTTAAAGGTTTGTACATATGGGTTGCCTTCCATTATTCGCAGCACCTTTCTAATAAGATTGATATCTAGGTCTGGCGATCTCTTCTTCCTGTGTGCTAAACTATCATCCTCAATATCATAAAAGTAGAGTTGCAAGTGGCGAGCTCCTTTAGAACCTGGGACCAAATGGTCTAGGTGATGATACAAGGCCCCATGCACACGGAATGTATATATACCAGTCCCTGCCGCTGTGGCAACTCGTCGATCCAAGGTTACTCCAAGGCTCGTGAAAGAGAAGTGAGAGTTGAAGTACCGGATATTTTGTCTGAAATATTTCGCATCATTATCTACCTGACTTGTGAATAACCTTTTAAGCTCATCGGGCACTTGTGGAACATGTACTTTTATCTTTCCTTTCCTGCAACAGAATCCAGGTGATTCATATTGAAATCTCATTGCTCCACAGTACAAGCAGTTAGGCTCCTTTCTCAGAACATGGTGCTTATTAGGCAAATTTTGGTAGACATAATCATAAGGATCTTCATTGTTATTCAGATCAACACCATTGCCACTGACACGATAGGACTAAAAGGCACCATCTGCAAAGATAGTAAGAATTGGTTGTCATTACACAAGACtaataatattattatattatttagGTAGATAAAAGGCGCCACTCAAGAAACAGTTACCTTCACCAATGTATTGTCTGGCTTCATCGTCAGCAAGAAGATCATCAATATCTAAGACATGTGGTGCCTCCAGATGCTCATCATCTGCATGATTTTTGCTTGAACATTAGTTATTATCTATATCTTATTAATTAGGAATAGACAAAAATCATAATTTACTGAGGATATAGAAATAGGACACACCTTCATCAGATTCATTGTTTGTAGGCTCGAACAAAGCACTATCAAATTCTATATCACTGTGCTCGATAATTGGCTGAGCAGCCTGTTTACCGGCTGAATGTGATCTCATATTTATACTATATTCCCTCTTTTTCGCAACAATATTTCTTTGCTGTTGTCATCCATATTGCTGTACCTCTCTCTTTGTGCGAGGGCCTTTTTAATATTTGAGTTGCCAATTGGTGAACAATAGTTGCAAAACATTAGctaagtttttttttgacaaggaaACCATACCTATGTTGTCGTTTGTTATTTCGCCTAAAGCAGTGCTTTTTTTTCCAAATCTGCTTGCAAATTGCAATACTAATATTTGGCTTGAACAATGACTTCGTCTATCCAATTTAACGGTGACAAACAAGAgataataatatattaatagttGCCATTTTAACAAGGACGCAACTAGTAATAAAGTGTAATATGATTGGACCAATCACAAATCATACTAACATGCTGCTGCACCTTTCATCGGGATGTCTGAACAACcaataaataagaaaagaacAGTACAGTTTGACTGCTAGCAGCGATCAGCAGAGCACATACTGCGTTGGAGCATAGAGGTGGGGAAAAAATATTTAGAGAAAAAGCACAAGGACCCAAGTAGTAACCATGGATGTATCACTGCAATATGATTAGACCAATCATAAATCATACTAACCTGGTTGAACGCGCCGCCGCCTTTCAGTGAATGCGTCCTGGTTGAAGGTGCCTCCGCCTCCGTTCGACGAACGAGTTGTGGTTGAGCGCGCAAGCACCACTGTGGACGCCCAAGAAGAGCGCCCCGCCACCGCCGACGTTTGACGACcgcgccaccaccgccgccgctcgACTAATGCGCTGCTGCCCGCCCGCCGACCGACGAATGCGCCGCTGCCCGCCGATGTTGCACGAACGCGTCCTGGTTGAGCGTGCTTCCGTGGCCGTCGACGTTCGTGCGTCTGCTGCCGCTGACtgcgccgctgccgctgccgttcAGCgaacgcgccgccgccgctcgacGAATGCGCTGCTGCCCGCCCGCCGACCGACGAATGCGCCGCTGCCCGCCGATGTTGGACGAACGCGTCCTGGTTGAGCGTGCTTCCGTGGCCGTCGGCGTTCGTGcgtccaccgccgccgccgttcaacgaacgcgtcgccgccgccaccgctcgACGAATGCATTGCTGCCCGCCCCCGACCGACGAATGCGCCGCTGCCGCCGATGTTGGACGAACGCGTCCTGGTTGAGCGTGCTTCCGTGGCCGTCGGCGTTCGTGCGTCCGCTGCCGCTGCTTTGCCACTGCTTTGTCTCTGCCGTGTCCCCTGTTTCGTGTATCACCGACCTCTCACAATCTTGGAGTCAAAGCTCGGTGGACCGGGCAACTGAAACGACGGGATTTGGGAGATCGTGACTGGGCGAGCGAAGGAATGCAAGCCTGGCCTGCATGCCACGCATGGGAGTTGTGCGGCAGGGGG is a window from the Sorghum bicolor cultivar BTx623 chromosome 5, Sorghum_bicolor_NCBIv3, whole genome shotgun sequence genome containing:
- the LOC110435776 gene encoding uncharacterized protein LOC110435776, translating into MRFQYESPGFCCRKGKIKVHVPQVPDELKRLFTSQVDNDAKYFRQNIRYFNSHFSFTSLGVTLDRRVATAAGTGIYTFRVHGALYHHLDHLVPGSKGARHLQLYFYDIEDDSLAHRKKRSPDLDINLIRKVLRIMEGNPYVQTFNRIGAIPNLNDYVIELNTNVTPDQRRSQLSGQMAMIPKDVLIGVCLSMLEVIARGISKHIMDAMMLAYPLLNPKGETGWNKFMPYNDTVTDREEHTLVDPREALHPTEQGEDDADIQQGENMSTMVEERQSERFVTAREYY